The following are encoded together in the Daucus carota subsp. sativus chromosome 5, DH1 v3.0, whole genome shotgun sequence genome:
- the LOC135146794 gene encoding pleiotropic drug resistance protein 1-like has protein sequence MLAELSRREKNANIKPDPDLVIFMKAVATKGQESNVVTDYVLKVYLTSGQQHHLIVSTQKYKKISRCLHLGLDTLVGNQMIRGISGGQKSVLQQARC, from the exons ATGTTGGCTGAGCTGTCAAGACGTGAGAAAAATGCAAATATTAAGCCTGATCCTGATCTTGTTATCTTCATGAAG GCTGTTGCAACGAAAGGCCAAGAGTCTAATGTGGTCACCGACTATGTTTTAAAGGTATATCTAACCAGTGGTCAGCAGCACCACCTCATTGTAAGTacccaaaaatataaaaaaatttcccGTTGCTTGCATTTAGGGCTTGATACTTTGGTTGGAAACCAGATGATCAGAGGTATATCTGGAGGACAAAAAAGCGTGTTACAACAG GCGAGATGTTAG
- the LOC135146797 gene encoding pleiotropic drug resistance protein TUR2-like has protein sequence MASALFHLMATLGRTLILAMNYGGFALLVLLALSGFVLARALGKSQPVIPDKVDNDKTTELSPRETTAEASQHKKKGMVLSFEPYAITFDDIKDSVDKPLEMKEQRDW, from the exons ATGGCTTCAGCATTATTCCACCTTATGGCGACTTTGGGCAGGACCTTGATTCTTGCAATGAATTATGGGGGATTTGCATTACTTGTACTTCTTGCATTATCTGGCTTTGTTCTGGCACGAG CTTTAGGAAAATCTCAACCTGTAATCCCTGACAAAGTTGATAATGACAAAACCACAGAATTATCTCCCAGAG AAACTACTGCCGAGGCCAGTCAGCATAAGAAAaaaggaatggttctttcattTGAACCGTATGCTATTACTTTTGATGATATCAAAGATTCGGTTGATAAGCCACTG GAAATGAAAGAGCAACGGGATTGGTGA
- the LOC108222298 gene encoding probable 2-oxoglutarate-dependent dioxygenase AOP1, whose protein sequence is MNSSPLTKQPNLPCIDFSQENTKQGSTSWLATSKNVVSALEEYGCFLATYNDNFSPDLHNAIFESTKQLFDLPLETKLRNTSKTPSHGYVGQEPVVPLYEGLGIENATTLQGAHAFTNLMWPSGNATFCETARLFTEVVAELDQIVMRMVSQSYGIEKHYERLLESTSYLFRLIKYRQRHEKETSLGIVPHTDKSFMSILHQHQVPGLEIKSTNDQWILVDPSPSSFIVMAGDACMAWTNGRIEAPQHRVIMKGTEERYSLGVFTFIRDEIIHTPEELADEEHEIQFQPFDHYKYIDFYYTDEGKKSKCPIKSYCGV, encoded by the exons ATGAATTCCTCCCCTTTAACAAAACAGCCCAATCTTCCCTGTATAGATTTTTCACAAGAAAACACAAAGCAAGGCTCAACTTCTTGGTTAGCAACAAGCAAAAATGTGGTGAGTGCACTTGAAGAATATGGTTGTTTCCTTGCAACATACAATGACAATTTCTCACCAGACCTTCACAATGCAATATTCGAATCAACCAAACAGTTATTTGATCTCCCACTCGAAACCAAACTGCGAAACACATCCAAGACACCTTCCCATGGCTATGTTGGCCAAGAGCCTGTGGTTCCTCTGTACGAAGGCTTAGGTATCGAAAACGCGACCACTCTGCAGGGAGCTCATGCTTTCACTAATCTCATGTGGCCCTCCGGAAATGCAACTTTCTG TGAAACAGCACGTTTGTTTACTGAAGTTGTTGCTGAATTGGATCAAATAGTAATGAGAATGGTTTCTCAGAGCTATGGAATTGAGAAGCACTATGAACGTCTTCTGGAATCAACCTCTTATCTTTTTCGACTCATAAAATATCGACAACGCCACGAGAAGGAAACCTCTTTAGGAATCGTGCCTCATACAGACAAGAGCTTCATGTCAATTCTGCATCAGCATCAAGTTCCAGGTCTGGAGATTAAATCAACAAATGATCAATGGATTCTTGTCGATCCTTCCCCTTCATCTTTTATCGTCATGGCAGGCGATGCATGCATG GCATGGACAAATGGGAGAATAGAAGCTCCCCAGCATAGAGTGATAATGAAGGGAACTGAAGAGAGGTATTCGCTTGGGGTATTTACATTCATAAGGGATGAGATTATTCACACCCCGGAAGAGCTAGCGGATGAAGAACATGAGATTCAGTTTCAGCCGTTCGATCATTACAAGTACATCGATTTCTATTACACTGACGAAGGAAAGAAATCAAAGTGTCCTATCAAGTCATACTGTGGGGTTTGA
- the LOC135152659 gene encoding uncharacterized protein LOC135152659, translated as MRIGNGREGHGNGVGERTKSDKPTNSEAPNSDVPVNTEAASTPKQKRRRRLVAAYEFDDLEPAQDVNSEPIPTTTNEPAQPSPKPARFKRRAHKPKRAKIPESEITDFTIQEEQAPSSSIPDDSSQPLMVDPLQAVPLISPTVSPTTSPKATPTASAVDEEIECDAQATNEAGAKTSDSKSPISDHGHSTPIPHSPMKIPENAIVHDTAPENYRSDVVDESDKVAVEALQSLAQTGEEPIKSQSEAQGKSAQDTVEKVANPVLEDEKANSDTEDDASSDTDKDEDAEVPLTQQKWESTSQFNARL; from the exons ATGAGAATCGGGAATGGGCGCGAGGGACATGGGAATGGGGTAGGGGAAAGG acaaagtctgataaaccaacaaactctgaagctccaaactctgatgttccagTGAATACCGAAGCTGCTTCtacaccaaagcagaaaagaaggaggagacttgttgcagcatatgaatttgatgatcttgaacctgcacaagatgtGAATTCTGAACCTATTCCTACAACAACAAATGAACCTGCTCAGCCCAGTCCAaaaccagctagattcaaaagaagggcacacaagccaaagagggccaagattccagaatctgaaattactgatttcaccattcaagaagagcaagcaccatccagtTCAATTCCTGATGATTCATCTCAACCTCTGATGGTGgaccctcttcaagctgttcctctgatATCTCCTACAgtatctcctacaacatctcctaaagcaactcctacagcatctgcagtagatgaagaaatagagtgtgatgcacaagctacaaatgaagctggagcaaaaacTTCTGATTCTAAAtctccaatatctgatcatggccattctactccaattcctcattctccaatgaaaatacctgagaatgccattgttcatgatacagctccagaaaactacaggtctgatgtagttgatgaatcagACAAGGTAGCTGTGGAAGCTCTgcagtctcttgctcagactggtgaagaaccTATCAAATCCCAGTCTGAAGCCCaaggaaaatctgctcaagatactgtggagaaagttgctaatCCTGTTCTtgaagatgaaaaagcaaactctgatactgaggatgatgccagttcagatactgacaaggatgaagaTGCTGAagtccctctgacacaacaaaaatgggagtctactagccagttcaatgccag attgtga
- the LOC108220965 gene encoding probable 2-oxoglutarate-dependent dioxygenase AOP1 translates to MGSQTLMSKLFIVDFTELNPTAASWTSTCQDIRQSLENHGCFIALSDKVSSELDKAIFCAADELFDLPVGTKMQNMNDKPYHGYVGQIPFVPLHEGLGIDYSTTEEGVTNFTTLMWPKGNDSFRESSLAFSKAVAEIDRMVIRMLFESYGVEKYAESHVESTTYLLRYLKYRAPEVNETTMAFPSHTDKSFLTILHQNQVSGLEIQTRDGNWISVEFPPSAFVVMAGDACKAWSNNQVLSPNHKVTMSLSGNKTRYNVALFSFLNDMKLVEVPEEFVDEEHALQFKPFVHVDLLKFYDTDHGRRSQNILKDFCGV, encoded by the exons ATGGGCTCCCAAACATTAATGTCCAAGCTCTTCATTGTAGATTTCACCGAGCTAAACCCTACTGCGGCTTCTTGGACCTCTACATGTCAAGATATTAGGCAATCTCTGGAGAATCATGGATGTTTTATCGCATTGAGTGACAAGGTTTCATCTGAGCTCGACAAAGCAATCTTTTGTGCAGCAGATGAGCTGTTTGACCTTCCTGTTGGTACTAAAATGCAGAACATGAATGACAAGCCGTATCATGGCTATGTCGGGCAAATCCCATTTGTTCCTCTTCATGAAGGATTAGGGATTGATTATTCGACAACTGAAGAAGGTGTTACAAATTTCACTACTCTGATGTGGCCAAAAGGAAATGATTCCTTCCG tGAAAGTTCATTGGCGTTTTCAAAGGCAGTGGCGGAAATTGATAGAATGGTAATAAGAATGTTGTTCGAAAGCTATGGTGTCGAAAAGTATGCAGAGTCTCATGTTGAATCAACAACTTACCTTCTTAGGTACTTGAAATATAGAGCTCCGGAGGTGAATGAGACTACTATGGCTTTCCCCTCTCACACAGACAAGAGTTTCTTAACCATACTTCATCAGAATCAAGTCTCGGGTTTAGAAATTCAAACCAGAGATGGCAATTGGATTTCTGTTGAGTTCCCTCCCTCTGCCTTTGTTGTCATGGCTGGTGATGCATGCAAG GCCTGGAGTAACAACCAAGTACTGTCTCCGAATCATAAAGTGACCATGAGCCTGAGCGGAAACAAAACACGGTACAATGTTGCACTGTTTTCATTTCTCAACGACATGAAATTGGTGGAAGTGCCAGAAGAGTTTGTGGATGAAGAACATGCCTTGCAGTTCAAGCCCTTTGTGCATGTTGATTTGCTCAAGTTCTACGACACTGATCATGGCCGTCGATCGCAAAACATTCTCAAGGACTTTTGTGGTGTGTGA